A window of Castanea sativa cultivar Marrone di Chiusa Pesio chromosome 1, ASM4071231v1 contains these coding sequences:
- the LOC142622877 gene encoding putative E3 ubiquitin-protein ligase ARI1 — MGDYYSSDEERYYYDDDDDQDASDGLPDLETEVSLPSTKSPSSEVITKESLLIAQRGDLRRIMDVLSLKEHHARTLLIHYRWDVDKVIAVFVEKGKDKLYAAAGLTVLEHDNLSSELSSTVMCLICMEEVSASDVTTMDCGHHFCNPCWTEHFIVKINDGLSRRIRCMAHQCHAICDEAKIRSLVSARDPNLSEKFDRFLLESYIEDNKQVKWCPSVPHCGNAIRIKYDELCEVECTCGLQFCFSCLSEAHSPCSCLMWELWTKKCHDESETVNWMTVHTKPCPKCHKLVEKSGGCNLVCCICGQAFCWLCGGPTGREHTWTSISGHSCGQYKEDQEKKTERAKRDLLRYIHFHNSFKAHTDSFQREAELKETIQEKISILEDNQSTFKDFSWVTNGLCRLFRSRRVLSYSYPFAYYMFGDDLFKHEMTKKEKEIKQNLFEEQQQQLHANVEKLSLFIGEPFDKYPENKVEELRMKVINLSVMIDGICRKLYECIENDLLGSIQHAHHSIAPYMSMGVEKASELSICWENEA; from the exons ATGGGGGACTATTATAGTAGCGACGAGGAACGCTACTATTACGACGACGATGATGATCAAGACGCTTCCGATGGCTTACCAGACCTTGAAACTGAGGTCTCACTGCCTTCTACTAAGTCTCCGTCCAGTGAg GTAATCACAAAAGAATCCCTTTTGATTGCGCAG AGAGGGGACTTGCGCAGGATAATGGATGTCCTTTCATTGAAGGAACACCATGCACGGACCCTACTCATTCATTATCGTTGGGATGTTGACAAGGTGATTGCGGTGTTTGTAGAGAAGGGGAAAGATAAATTGTATGCGGCAGCAGGTCTGACAGTTTTGGAACACGACAATCTATCATCTGAGCTTTCATCAACAGTTATGTGCCTTATTTGCATGGAGGAAGTATCTGCAAGTGACGTGACAACCATGGATTGTGGTCACCACTTTTGCAACCCTT GTTGGACAGAGCATTTTATTGTGAAGATAAATGACGGTCTGAGTAGGCGTATTAGATGCATGGCACACCAGTGCCATGCTATTTGTGATGAAGCAAAAATCAGAAGTCTAGTTAGTGCAAGGGATCCTAACCTGTCAGAGAAATTTGATCGTTTTCTATTGGAATCATATATTGAAGATAATAAACAGGTTAAGTGGTGCCCAAGTGTTCCCCACTGTGGAAATGCCATACGAATTAAGTATGATGAGTTATGTGAGGTTGAATGTACCTGTGGTCtacaattttgttttagttgCTTATCTGAAGCACACTCACCTTGCTCATGTCTAATGTGGGAACTCTGGACCAAGAAATGCCACGATGAATCAGAGACAGTTAATTGGATGACAGTCCACACAAAGCCATGCCCCAAATGTCACAAGCTGGTTGAGAAGAGTGGAGGATGCAACTTAGTATGCTGTATTTGTGGGCAAGCATTTTG TTGGCTTTGTGGTGGCCCAACTGGTAGGGAACACACGTGGACCAGCATCAGCGGTCACAGTTGTGGGCAATACAAAGAAGACCAGGAGAAGAAAACTGAGCGTGCAAAGAGGGACCTACTCCGATACATTCACTTCCACAACTCATTCAAAGCTCATACAGATTCTTTTCAGCGTGAAGCTGAGTTGAAGGAAACCATACAAGAAAAGATATCAATTCTGGAAGACAACCAATCAACATTTAAAGATTTCAGTTGGGTAACAAATGGACTCTGCAGACTTTTCAGATCTAGGCGGGTTCTTTCATATTCATACCCATTTGCATATTACATGTTCGGTGATGACTTGTTCAAACatgaaatgacaaaaaaagaaaaagaaataaaacagaACTTGTTTGAggaacagcagcagcagcttcATGCAAATGTTGAGAAGCTTTCATTGTTCATAGGCGAGCCTTTTGATAAATATCCAGAGAATAAAGTTGAGGAGCTAAGAATGAAGGTCATTAATCTTTCTGTAATGATTGATGGAATCTGCAGAAAATT GTATGAATGCATTGAGAATGATTTGCTGGGTTCCATCCAGCATGCTCATCACAGTATTGCTCCTTACATGTCAATGGGCGTGGAGAAAGCATCAGAACTTTCTATTTGTTGGGAAAATGAGGCCTGA